A region of Chloracidobacterium sp. DNA encodes the following proteins:
- a CDS encoding rubrerythrin family protein, with the protein MTIRIRTLNLFAAAFAVTFAAIGCSSAGSATTPGATNTAAANTGTITLENLQTAYDGESNANAKYLAFAKKADEEGYAKVASLFRAAARAEEIHKTNHADVITKMGGTPKAEIKPADIKTTAENLKGSIEGETYERDKMYTDFLAEARSVGNKDAVRTFNLAKTAEAEHAKLYTEALANLKDWKGSKITFFVCSVCGFTTKDTTIEKCPVDFTPKEKFESIS; encoded by the coding sequence ATGACCATTCGAATACGCACTTTAAATTTATTCGCCGCAGCCTTTGCGGTGACCTTTGCTGCGATCGGCTGTTCGTCGGCCGGGTCAGCAACAACCCCCGGTGCGACGAACACTGCCGCCGCAAACACCGGAACCATAACGCTTGAAAATCTGCAGACCGCCTACGACGGTGAAAGCAACGCGAATGCAAAATACCTCGCTTTTGCGAAAAAAGCTGATGAAGAGGGTTATGCAAAGGTCGCCAGCCTATTCCGTGCTGCCGCACGCGCCGAGGAAATTCATAAGACCAACCATGCCGACGTCATTACAAAAATGGGCGGCACGCCGAAAGCCGAGATCAAACCCGCCGATATTAAGACAACCGCCGAAAATCTGAAAGGATCTATCGAGGGCGAAACCTATGAACGCGACAAGATGTACACGGACTTCCTGGCCGAGGCTCGAAGTGTCGGCAACAAAGACGCGGTTCGCACATTCAACCTTGCAAAAACGGCCGAGGCAGAACACGCCAAGCTTTACACCGAGGCACTCGCAAATCTGAAAGACTGGAAGGGCAGCAAGATAACATTTTTTGTCTGTTCAGTCTGCGGCTTTACGACCAAGGATACAACGATCGAAAAATGTCCCGTCGATTTTACGCCGAAAGAGAAGTTTGAATCGATCAGCTAA
- a CDS encoding sigma-54-dependent Fis family transcriptional regulator, protein MARILVIDDEQSMRRILTLILQEAGHTVTEAQGITTALEALATSQFDLVISDKKMPDGDGFEVLSYCRENEPSLPVVILTALATVELAVEAMHAGAFDFISKPFVPEVVTSVAKRATERTKLIRENEVLREEAKRFAFADEILGENTAIKDLKEKIARVAPTNATVLITGETGTGKELVARAIHRGSRRSSDTFLAVNCAAVSEHLLESELFGHEKGSFTGADKPRQGLFEAAHNGTLFLDEAGEMSLGLQAKLLRVLTDGQFLRVGATVPRTVDVRVIVATHRDLQELVKTGSFREDLFYRLAVVPIDIPPLRERREDVPILVDFLVKEVSRELKISPLPIHPEALGKLQRYHFPGNVRELRNLIERACILATGKEITAEDLVLVSDKVPSEIDVDNAVRLPSGVDLPAYLDSVESKLIQRALLDANSVQAEAARKLGISRSDIAYKIKKHGL, encoded by the coding sequence ATGGCACGAATATTGGTCATCGACGATGAACAAAGTATGCGGCGGATATTGACGCTCATACTGCAAGAAGCAGGTCATACCGTGACTGAAGCCCAGGGAATCACTACAGCCCTTGAAGCACTCGCCACGAGCCAGTTTGATCTAGTCATCTCGGATAAAAAAATGCCAGACGGTGATGGATTTGAGGTGTTATCGTACTGTCGTGAAAACGAGCCTTCGCTTCCCGTTGTGATCCTTACCGCTCTTGCCACTGTCGAACTCGCGGTTGAGGCGATGCATGCAGGTGCTTTTGATTTCATTTCAAAACCGTTTGTGCCCGAGGTTGTCACGTCAGTGGCGAAACGCGCAACCGAGCGGACCAAACTCATTCGCGAAAACGAGGTTCTTCGCGAAGAAGCCAAACGTTTCGCATTTGCCGATGAGATACTTGGTGAAAACACTGCAATAAAGGATCTCAAGGAAAAGATAGCCCGCGTTGCCCCGACAAATGCAACTGTACTCATTACCGGCGAGACCGGTACTGGTAAGGAATTGGTTGCCCGCGCGATCCATCGGGGCAGCAGACGGTCGAGTGATACATTTCTCGCAGTAAACTGTGCCGCAGTATCTGAACACTTGCTTGAATCCGAGCTTTTTGGCCACGAAAAAGGCTCATTCACCGGCGCTGACAAACCGCGACAGGGTCTTTTCGAAGCAGCCCACAATGGAACGCTGTTCCTTGATGAAGCGGGTGAAATGTCGCTCGGCCTTCAGGCAAAGCTCCTTCGTGTACTCACTGACGGGCAATTTCTGCGTGTTGGAGCGACGGTTCCCCGAACTGTCGACGTCCGCGTGATCGTCGCAACGCACAGAGATCTGCAGGAGCTTGTCAAAACAGGTTCCTTTCGCGAGGATCTGTTTTACCGTCTTGCCGTGGTCCCGATCGACATACCGCCGCTTAGAGAACGGCGCGAGGACGTGCCGATCCTCGTTGATTTTCTTGTCAAAGAAGTTTCCCGCGAACTCAAGATCAGTCCGCTCCCGATCCATCCGGAGGCCCTCGGAAAGCTGCAGCGGTATCACTTTCCGGGAAATGTTCGAGAACTCAGAAATCTAATCGAGCGGGCATGCATTTTGGCAACGGGCAAGGAGATCACTGCTGAAGATCTCGTACTAGTTTCGGATAAAGTTCCATCCGAAATTGATGTAGATAATGCCGTTAGACTCCCGTCCGGCGTCGACCTACCTGCATATCTCGACTCGGTAGAATCGAAGCTTATTCAACGTGCCCTGCTTGATGCAAATAGCGTTCAGGCCGAGGCTGCCCGGAAGCTCGGCATTTCGCGGAGCGATATCGCCTACAAGATAAAAAAACATGGGCTCTAA
- a CDS encoding aldehyde dehydrogenase family protein, whose protein sequence is MSAVISIKTDEVISYNPATGAEVGRVPQMSADEVKTAVERSRSAFQNWKKTSFKERAAYIMKAREVILSQMDEIAHLISAESGKPFGEAISMEIAPVLDLMQYFARNTEKLLAPARLNIGLYALLGRSSKIVYHPLGVVGIIPAWNYPFSIPLGEAVMALMAGNTVVIKPSELTPLTGLKIGEIFEKAQSPTNLSLSNIVQIVTGAGETGAALVEAIPDKIMFTGSVATGKKIAAAAAKNLTSVVLELGGKDPMIVFADANLELASSAAVWGAFCNSGQSCSSVERLYVQESAAEELTRKIIEKTRELKQGVGDREDISVGAMSSERQIAIVEDHVEDFRAAGAKIETGGRRCTSPHVSKGDTHDAGKNTLFFEPTVISGATNDMRAMQEETFGPTLPIATFSTEEEAIRLANDSEFGLTASVWTHDKSRGERVARQIDAGSVCVNEVLYTHGIAQTPWGGFKNSGRGRTHGREGLMELVQPQHIHINHLSLLPDAWWMPYSSNAVATFRKMTTTFASGSLVKTTTLLPQLAKRIKELMRRK, encoded by the coding sequence ATGAGCGCTGTAATCTCAATAAAAACAGACGAGGTCATCTCCTACAATCCAGCAACCGGAGCAGAGGTTGGCCGTGTGCCGCAGATGTCGGCGGATGAAGTAAAGACTGCTGTCGAGCGCTCACGATCCGCATTTCAAAACTGGAAAAAAACGTCATTCAAAGAACGTGCTGCATACATTATGAAAGCACGCGAAGTGATCTTGTCGCAGATGGACGAGATCGCTCATCTCATCTCTGCCGAATCGGGCAAACCGTTTGGCGAAGCGATCTCGATGGAGATCGCGCCCGTGCTCGACCTGATGCAGTATTTTGCCCGCAACACGGAAAAACTGCTCGCGCCGGCAAGACTCAACATTGGTCTCTACGCTTTGCTCGGACGTTCATCGAAGATCGTTTATCATCCGCTCGGTGTCGTCGGCATCATCCCCGCGTGGAATTATCCGTTCTCGATACCGCTTGGCGAAGCCGTAATGGCATTGATGGCAGGCAACACTGTCGTCATAAAACCGTCCGAACTAACCCCACTGACCGGATTAAAGATTGGCGAGATATTTGAAAAGGCTCAAAGTCCGACAAACTTAAGTTTGTCGAACATTGTCCAGATCGTCACCGGTGCCGGTGAAACCGGTGCAGCACTTGTAGAAGCCATCCCCGATAAAATAATGTTCACCGGCAGCGTCGCCACAGGTAAGAAAATTGCTGCAGCGGCTGCTAAAAATCTGACATCAGTCGTCCTCGAACTCGGCGGCAAAGACCCGATGATCGTTTTCGCCGATGCCAATCTCGAACTCGCATCGAGCGCCGCAGTCTGGGGAGCGTTCTGTAATTCAGGACAATCATGTTCGTCGGTTGAGCGTCTGTATGTTCAGGAAAGCGCCGCCGAAGAATTGACGCGCAAGATAATTGAAAAAACACGTGAGTTGAAACAAGGCGTTGGTGACCGCGAAGATATTTCCGTCGGCGCCATGTCGTCCGAGCGGCAGATCGCGATCGTCGAAGACCACGTCGAAGATTTCCGCGCCGCTGGTGCAAAGATAGAAACCGGCGGTCGCCGTTGCACAAGCCCGCACGTTAGTAAGGGCGATACACACGACGCGGGGAAAAATACACTGTTCTTCGAGCCGACCGTCATAAGCGGTGCTACGAACGACATGCGTGCAATGCAGGAAGAGACGTTCGGGCCAACGCTCCCGATAGCGACATTTTCAACGGAAGAAGAAGCGATTCGCCTTGCCAATGACAGCGAGTTTGGCTTAACCGCAAGTGTCTGGACACATGACAAATCGCGCGGAGAAAGAGTAGCTCGTCAGATCGACGCAGGCTCCGTTTGCGTCAACGAAGTTCTTTACACACACGGCATCGCACAAACACCTTGGGGCGGATTTAAGAACAGCGGCCGCGGACGCACACATGGTCGCGAAGGCTTGATGGAACTCGTCCAACCACAGCACATTCATATCAACCACCTGTCCTTATTGCCTGACGCATGGTGGATGCCGTATTCGTCAAACGCCGTCGCCACGTTTCGCAAAATGACAACAACATTTGCCAGCGGTTCGCTTGTTAAAACGACAACGCTGCTGCCGCAGCTTGCGAAGAGAATTAAAGAGTTAATGAGGAGGAAGTAA
- a CDS encoding NAD(P)H-dependent oxidoreductase, giving the protein MTDKIKIIGISGSLRAGSFNTGALVAAQQLCGDDAEIDIFDISDFPPFNQDSEKDVPANVTKLKAAIRAADAVIFSSPEYNYSVPGHLKNVIDWGSRPYGDSAWDGKPALIMGASAGAIGTARMQYHLRQVMVFLNMFPLNKPEIMIGGASGKFDESGNLTDEKTRDFIKQGVAALVEETRRRKK; this is encoded by the coding sequence ATGACTGACAAAATAAAAATAATTGGTATTTCCGGTAGTTTGCGTGCCGGGTCTTTTAACACTGGTGCTCTCGTTGCTGCACAGCAGCTTTGCGGCGACGACGCTGAGATCGACATATTCGACATCTCAGATTTTCCGCCGTTTAATCAGGACAGCGAGAAAGATGTGCCTGCGAATGTTACTAAACTCAAGGCCGCGATCAGGGCGGCTGACGCAGTTATCTTCTCGTCACCGGAATATAACTATTCTGTGCCTGGCCATCTAAAGAACGTCATCGATTGGGGTTCGCGTCCATACGGCGACTCGGCGTGGGACGGCAAACCGGCACTTATCATGGGAGCTTCAGCCGGAGCGATCGGCACTGCGAGAATGCAGTATCACCTTCGCCAAGTGATGGTATTTCTGAACATGTTTCCGCTCAATAAACCGGAAATAATGATCGGCGGCGCCTCTGGTAAATTTGACGAGAGCGGCAACTTAACGGACGAGAAAACGCGTGATTTTATCAAGCAAGGTGTTGCGGCTCTCGTGGAAGAAACTCGTCGGCGTAAGAAATAG
- a CDS encoding F0F1 ATP synthase subunit delta, giving the protein MSTETIARRYSVALADVVSGTQGVDTVSSEVAAWADMFATNADLRNVFSNPTIAHMDKEKLLESLISKTKPGQTTANFVRVLLQNGRLTDIADINSRFSDVLDERRGLVSAEIISARELPEGERIEFEKNLAKLTGKQVTVNYSIDKEIIGGVVTRIGSTVYDGSVKTKLENLREQLING; this is encoded by the coding sequence ATGAGTACCGAAACGATCGCCCGCCGCTATTCAGTCGCACTTGCCGATGTGGTTTCCGGAACGCAAGGTGTGGACACCGTGAGTTCCGAGGTCGCCGCTTGGGCCGATATGTTTGCGACCAACGCGGACCTCCGAAATGTGTTCAGCAATCCGACCATCGCACACATGGATAAGGAAAAGCTGCTTGAGAGTTTGATCTCAAAAACAAAGCCCGGCCAGACGACCGCGAATTTTGTACGCGTTCTGCTTCAAAATGGCCGCCTTACCGATATTGCAGATATCAACAGCCGCTTTTCAGATGTGCTTGACGAACGACGCGGCCTGGTGTCCGCTGAGATCATATCGGCCCGCGAGTTGCCCGAGGGCGAACGCATAGAATTTGAAAAAAATCTTGCAAAACTTACCGGTAAACAGGTAACCGTCAATTATTCGATCGACAAAGAGATAATAGGCGGCGTCGTTACCCGTATCGGCTCGACCGTTTATGACGGATCGGTAAAAACGAAATTGGAGAATCTTAGGGAACAATTGATCAATGGATAG
- a CDS encoding site-specific DNA-methyltransferase, producing the protein MPVSPKKAKVRASRNRTIEVAGNEVTGLKKQLIFADKADDLSSVRNLVICGDAFEVLDRLSDASFDLLFADPPYNLTKAFGKEKFRERSISDYEKWLDKWLSLCLPLLKPTASIYICGDWRSGSAIQKVGSKYLKLQNRITWEREKGRGAKANWKNAAEDIWFFTVSDSFTFNLDAVKVRRKVLAPYKEKGQPKDWELSEHGNYRDTHPSNIWTDISVPFWSMPENTDHPTQKPEKLLAKIILASTNANDLILDPFAGSGTTAVTAKKLGRDFVAIESDEQYCLLAQKRLEAAESDKSIQGFSDGVFWERNSGKK; encoded by the coding sequence ATGCCCGTAAGCCCCAAAAAAGCAAAGGTCCGAGCATCTCGAAACCGCACAATTGAAGTAGCCGGGAACGAAGTGACAGGCCTAAAAAAGCAGCTTATTTTCGCCGATAAAGCCGATGATCTGTCATCGGTGCGCAATTTGGTCATATGCGGTGACGCCTTTGAGGTGCTGGACCGGCTGTCAGATGCAAGTTTTGATCTGCTCTTCGCCGATCCGCCTTATAATCTGACAAAAGCGTTTGGAAAAGAGAAATTTCGTGAAAGATCCATATCCGACTACGAAAAATGGCTGGATAAATGGCTATCGCTGTGTCTGCCGCTGTTAAAGCCGACCGCCTCGATATATATATGCGGCGATTGGCGCTCTGGTTCAGCCATTCAAAAGGTAGGTTCGAAGTATCTTAAACTTCAAAATCGCATCACTTGGGAGCGCGAAAAAGGACGCGGAGCTAAAGCAAACTGGAAGAATGCCGCTGAAGATATTTGGTTCTTTACGGTTTCCGACAGTTTCACCTTCAATCTCGATGCGGTTAAGGTCCGGCGCAAGGTGCTTGCTCCTTACAAAGAAAAAGGTCAACCAAAAGATTGGGAACTGTCGGAGCACGGCAACTATCGCGACACGCATCCGTCAAATATCTGGACGGACATCAGCGTACCTTTCTGGTCAATGCCTGAGAACACCGATCATCCGACACAGAAGCCTGAAAAGCTCCTTGCGAAGATCATTCTCGCCAGCACAAACGCGAACGACCTGATCCTTGACCCGTTTGCCGGTTCGGGAACGACGGCGGTCACTGCTAAAAAACTCGGACGTGATTTTGTTGCGATCGAGTCCGACGAGCAGTATTGTCTGCTCGCCCAGAAACGCCTTGAGGCAGCAGAATCCGATAAGTCGATCCAGGGCTTTTCGGACGGTGTGTTTTGGGAACGAAACTCTGGAAAGAAATAG
- a CDS encoding YbaN family protein → MDIRKATLIFFGTVCVGLGVLGIFLPLMPTTVFLLMAAYCYSRSSERFHNWLLNNRWLGRYIKNYKSGEGISVRQKATTIAILWASIGFSIWYVAGAFWLTLLLAAIAIGVTIHLVMIKTHRPESTVNTQSSPIEEA, encoded by the coding sequence ATGGACATTCGCAAGGCAACTTTGATATTTTTCGGCACCGTCTGCGTCGGGCTTGGTGTTTTGGGCATATTTCTGCCGCTGATGCCGACGACCGTCTTTCTGCTGATGGCGGCATACTGCTATTCGCGAAGTTCCGAACGATTTCATAACTGGCTTTTGAACAATCGCTGGCTCGGCAGATATATCAAAAATTACAAGTCCGGCGAGGGCATCAGCGTTCGGCAAAAAGCTACAACAATAGCTATCCTTTGGGCGTCGATCGGCTTTAGCATCTGGTATGTTGCCGGAGCTTTTTGGCTCACGCTGTTACTAGCCGCTATCGCCATCGGTGTCACGATCCACCTTGTGATGATAAAAACGCATCGCCCAGAATCAACTGTAAACACCCAATCTTCTCCGATCGAAGAAGCCTGA
- a CDS encoding F0F1 ATP synthase subunit alpha, with product MEAIKANEINEIIRAQIENFDASMTVNEVGTVIKVGDGIAEIYGLEKVMAGELLEFDHGVRGLALNLEEDKVGCVLFGDFQKIKEGDEAKRTKRIMSVPVGDALIGRVVDALGNPIDDAGEIVTDTYFPVERIAPGIIDRQPVKEPLQTGLKAIDSMVPVGRGQRELIIGDRQTGKTAVAIDTIINQKGKDVICVYVAIGQKASTVAQVRQKLEEFGAMDYTIIVNASASDPAAMQFLAPYSGCAMGEYFRDNGRHALTIYDDLSKQAAAYREISLLLRRPPGREAYPGDVFYLHSRLLERAAKMSDKQGGGSLTSLPIIETQAGDISAYIPTNVISITDGQIFLESDLFNSGVRPAINVGNSVSRVGGSAQIKAMKQVAGTLRIDLAQFRELAAFAQFGSDLDKSTQDQLERGKRLTEILKQPQYVPMDVLEQVLIIWTVSNGHADDVEVTDLKRFEEELTKFIEEAHPGVLNTLREKKSIDDDLKAAMKEAVEDFKATRWATAASAKA from the coding sequence ATGGAAGCAATAAAAGCAAACGAGATCAACGAGATCATAAGAGCACAGATCGAGAATTTTGACGCCAGCATGACGGTCAACGAAGTTGGCACGGTCATCAAGGTCGGTGACGGTATTGCCGAAATTTATGGCCTCGAAAAGGTCATGGCCGGCGAGCTTTTGGAATTTGACCACGGCGTACGCGGCCTCGCACTCAACCTTGAAGAAGACAAGGTCGGCTGCGTGCTCTTTGGTGATTTTCAAAAGATCAAAGAGGGCGACGAAGCAAAGCGCACAAAACGCATCATGAGCGTGCCTGTCGGCGATGCTCTGATCGGTCGTGTGGTCGATGCTCTAGGCAATCCGATCGACGACGCAGGTGAGATCGTTACTGACACATACTTCCCGGTTGAACGCATCGCCCCTGGTATTATCGACCGTCAGCCGGTGAAAGAGCCGCTGCAGACTGGTTTGAAGGCTATCGACTCGATGGTGCCCGTTGGCCGCGGCCAGCGCGAACTTATCATCGGCGACCGCCAAACGGGTAAAACTGCTGTCGCTATCGACACGATCATCAACCAGAAAGGCAAAGACGTGATCTGCGTTTATGTCGCTATCGGTCAGAAGGCTTCGACCGTTGCTCAGGTTCGCCAGAAGCTCGAAGAATTTGGTGCGATGGACTACACGATCATCGTAAACGCCTCGGCTTCCGATCCTGCGGCCATGCAATTTCTTGCTCCGTATTCAGGATGTGCGATGGGCGAATATTTCCGCGACAATGGCCGCCACGCCTTGACGATCTATGACGATCTTTCGAAGCAGGCTGCCGCATACCGCGAAATTTCTTTGCTTCTGAGACGTCCTCCGGGCCGCGAAGCTTATCCGGGCGACGTTTTCTACTTGCACTCACGCTTGCTCGAACGTGCCGCCAAGATGTCAGACAAGCAGGGCGGCGGTTCACTGACGAGTTTGCCGATCATCGAGACACAAGCAGGCGATATTTCGGCATATATTCCGACAAACGTGATCTCGATCACCGACGGACAGATATTTCTTGAGAGCGACCTTTTCAACTCCGGCGTGCGTCCCGCTATCAACGTGGGTAACTCGGTTTCGCGTGTAGGCGGCTCGGCACAGATCAAGGCGATGAAGCAGGTTGCCGGAACGCTCCGTATCGACCTCGCACAGTTTCGTGAATTGGCAGCTTTCGCACAGTTCGGCTCAGACCTCGACAAATCGACGCAGGATCAACTCGAACGCGGAAAACGCCTGACCGAAATTCTCAAACAGCCGCAGTACGTGCCGATGGACGTTCTTGAGCAGGTTCTTATCATCTGGACGGTTAGCAACGGCCACGCCGACGATGTCGAGGTCACAGACCTCAAGCGTTTCGAGGAAGAACTAACCAAATTTATCGAAGAAGCTCATCCAGGCGTACTCAACACGCTCCGTGAAAAGAAATCGATCGACGACGACCTGAAAGCCGCGATGAAAGAAGCGGTCGAGGACTTCAAAGCGACGCGTTGGGCGACTGCGGCCTCCGCGAAAGCGTAA
- a CDS encoding ATP synthase F0 subunit B — MLSFFTGFVFLLAGSSSSGGGFMHFYNEYFNIPGFELWKFINLGVFLAIMIYLVKMPLSNAFKAKREEIRGEIIKAEAEKQAALEKLKSVEAKLSQLEAEKAAVLQKAKAESEAEKKRIAENTENEIERLRHQSQSELARLSGQSRAELKRFSAEESIRLAEEKLRSMIDTENDARLVRAGINEIGGLN; from the coding sequence ATGCTTTCATTTTTCACAGGTTTTGTATTTCTTCTTGCCGGCAGCAGCAGCAGTGGCGGCGGATTTATGCATTTCTACAACGAGTATTTTAATATCCCCGGCTTTGAGCTTTGGAAGTTTATTAATCTCGGTGTCTTTTTGGCCATTATGATCTATTTGGTCAAAATGCCTCTTAGTAATGCATTTAAGGCAAAGCGGGAAGAGATCAGAGGCGAGATCATCAAGGCCGAAGCAGAAAAACAGGCCGCTCTTGAGAAATTGAAATCGGTAGAGGCGAAACTTAGCCAACTCGAAGCCGAAAAAGCAGCTGTGCTGCAAAAAGCAAAAGCTGAGTCCGAAGCTGAAAAGAAACGTATCGCCGAGAATACAGAGAACGAGATCGAACGGCTCCGCCATCAATCGCAATCCGAGCTGGCACGCCTCTCAGGCCAGTCACGTGCTGAGTTAAAACGGTTTTCGGCTGAAGAGAGCATTCGCCTTGCCGAAGAAAAATTGCGTTCGATGATCGATACCGAAAATGACGCCCGTTTGGTCCGGGCCGGCATCAACGAGATCGGAGGGTTGAACTAA
- the xth gene encoding exodeoxyribonuclease III codes for MKIATWNVNSINVRMPQLLDWLKSAEPDVACLQETKTVDDKFPEAELKAAGYESVFMGQKSYNGVAIISKLPITDTQKNFLDDDDESPKRLIAATVNGIRIVNTYVPNGSELWSDKFKFKLDWLQRLRKMFDETCDEQKDVLLCGDFNVALTDLDVWNPEAMTGKLHFSKPERAAITNVKQWGFTDLFREKNGDVREYSWWDYRAGAWQKNHGLRIDHIWTSPSLTAKATNCWIDRSTRALTLPSDHAPVLAEFGL; via the coding sequence ATGAAGATCGCGACCTGGAACGTTAATTCCATCAATGTCCGAATGCCGCAATTACTTGACTGGTTAAAGTCAGCCGAACCGGATGTTGCCTGCTTGCAGGAAACAAAGACCGTTGACGACAAATTTCCCGAGGCAGAATTAAAGGCTGCTGGTTATGAGTCGGTTTTCATGGGCCAAAAATCATATAACGGCGTCGCGATCATTTCTAAGCTCCCTATCACTGACACACAAAAGAATTTCCTCGATGACGATGACGAATCGCCAAAACGCCTGATCGCCGCGACCGTTAACGGTATTCGAATAGTCAACACATACGTGCCTAACGGCAGCGAGTTGTGGAGCGATAAATTCAAATTCAAGCTCGACTGGCTGCAGCGTCTTAGAAAGATGTTTGACGAGACCTGTGACGAACAAAAGGATGTGCTTCTATGCGGTGATTTTAACGTCGCTCTAACCGATCTTGATGTTTGGAACCCGGAGGCAATGACCGGCAAGCTTCATTTCTCAAAACCCGAGCGGGCAGCAATTACCAACGTAAAACAATGGGGCTTTACCGATCTGTTTCGCGAGAAGAATGGCGATGTCCGCGAATACTCATGGTGGGACTATCGCGCAGGAGCATGGCAAAAAAATCATGGCTTGCGGATCGATCATATCTGGACATCACCATCGCTTACCGCCAAGGCGACAAATTGTTGGATCGACAGATCGACTCGCGCACTTACGCTGCCAAGTGATCATGCACCTGTTTTAGCGGAGTTCGGTCTCTAA
- the xth gene encoding exodeoxyribonuclease III, which translates to MVSMKIATWNINSINSRIEHVIDWCTQNQPDVLCLQETKCVDEKFPHGRFDAIGYEHLSFIGEKAYNGVAIISKEPLTDVQKNFPNDTATAPKRLIAATINNIHIVNAYVPHGTALGSDKFSYKLEWIARLRKYLDESFEPTQNVILCGDLNIAPHELDVWKPSLWKDKIHFTKAERDALHDLKKWGFVDVFRQINDDAKEFSWWDYFHHSFEKDRGLRIDHIWASQPFAERCSDCWIDKAPRELDKPSDHAPVVAEFRI; encoded by the coding sequence ATCGTTAGTATGAAGATCGCAACGTGGAACATTAATTCGATCAACTCTCGTATTGAGCATGTCATTGATTGGTGTACACAGAATCAGCCTGATGTTTTGTGTTTGCAGGAAACGAAGTGCGTCGATGAAAAATTCCCGCATGGACGTTTTGATGCGATCGGTTATGAGCATTTGTCGTTTATTGGGGAAAAGGCTTACAACGGCGTCGCGATAATTTCGAAAGAACCACTTACTGATGTCCAGAAGAACTTTCCGAATGACACTGCAACTGCTCCCAAACGCCTGATCGCCGCGACGATCAATAATATTCACATCGTCAATGCCTACGTTCCTCACGGCACCGCGTTAGGCAGTGATAAATTCAGCTACAAACTCGAGTGGATTGCCCGGCTTAGGAAATATCTTGATGAAAGTTTCGAACCGACACAAAATGTTATTCTTTGTGGCGACCTTAATATTGCACCCCACGAATTGGATGTATGGAAGCCGTCATTGTGGAAGGACAAGATCCATTTTACAAAGGCCGAGCGAGACGCTCTCCATGATCTCAAAAAATGGGGTTTTGTTGATGTGTTTCGGCAGATCAACGACGATGCAAAAGAGTTTTCCTGGTGGGACTATTTTCATCATTCATTTGAAAAAGATCGCGGGCTTCGCATTGACCACATCTGGGCTTCGCAGCCGTTTGCAGAACGCTGCTCAGATTGCTGGATCGACAAAGCTCCGCGCGAATTAGATAAACCATCCGATCACGCTCCGGTCGTTGCTGAATTTCGCATTTAG